The Phoenix dactylifera cultivar Barhee BC4 chromosome 12, palm_55x_up_171113_PBpolish2nd_filt_p, whole genome shotgun sequence genome includes the window ACCGACCAGGAGCGTGCTGGCGGGAAGGAGAGTCAAGATCACCCCGAGCTGTGGTAGATGCCCTGGGATGGAGGAGACCATCAGCTATGCTCTGCTTGAGTGCCCATGGACAATACACATCTAGAGGTGGGCTATATTCTCCTTGCCTCGAGTCATTCAATCGATTGACGACCTACTTCACCAGTTAAGGACCGCCATGCGGAGTCCGAGGACGGTGGGGTGGGGGATTATATGGGCGTATCTGGCGCACCACATATAATTAGATAGAAACGTTCGGGTCTTTGAGGACAAGCGGACGCCTTTAAGAAATGTGGTAAAGAGAGCTCTTCTTCAGGCTGCTGAGGTCGCCAAAGCTACCACGACAATTTCATCTTAgatggccagggacatctgAGACCCTCCTTCTGCTGTTACAGTGCCCAGAATTGTCCTTGTTTCTTGGGAGCCCCCACTCTCTGGCCATCTTAAGGTGAACTTCAATCATAGTGTCCCAGGCAATGGAGATAGAATTGGTGTGAGTTTTGTGATCAGGAGTCACGATTCACGGCTGATTGCTGCAGGAAGCCGTAACATCATTGGATTGATAGTTATAGAAGTAGAGCTCAGGGCAGTCTGGAAAGGCATCGCCTCTGCGAGACGGGTGCTAAAGGTGGAGCGGATCCTTCTTGAGGGAGACGCGGCCATGGTGGTCAACTGAATATGCGGAGAGGGGCAGATAGGAGAGGAGTCCCCTCTACTTTGCGACATCCATCGGTTGGCAGGGAGTGCAGCGCCTTCCAGACTGTACATGTGTACCGAAAGACGAACAGGGCTACAGACTGGGTTGCTACCTATACCGCCCAGCACTCCGGAGAGGTTTTCTGGATGCATCAAGGGGTTTCTCCCCCATCCTTGGGCTATTTTCTCACTTATGATTTTGTTGGCTGCACCTATCCTAGAGTTGGGTGATcagccgttgtaccaaaaaaaaaacatgtgatTGCAAGAAACTAAAACaagaagatatctataaatGCCTATACCTTACTCagtaaaaaaatatcaaaccCCGCTGCATTTATCCGACAAAGGCAAACTTTTGATATTAAGACAAGAATGCTGAACCACCACGAATTTCATAAGACTATCAAAACAACCAGAATTGAAATCCCTTATCCCACCTATTGGATTGGCTTCATGAATGTTGCCTTACACTCACTCCTTCTTGAGACATTTGTTTCCCCATAATAGCTCATCAGAACTCTTCCTTGGTCTCACTTCTCTAGCATCTGCCTAGAAACAACATTTTACAACAAAGGTACTCCACACCAAAAACTCTCCCACAAACTTCTGATCCTTGGTCTCACTTCCCCACCATCTGCCTAGAAATTACATTTTACAACAAAAATACTCCACACCAAAAACTCACTGAGAAACTTTCTGCCTTCATGGCAGATAACATCAATATCCTTAATGACCAATGGTGTCTATTAATGACAAAACCGATGCACTAGATATAAACTTATCATCAATTACAACTAACAGGAACCGTCAGTATAGGCAGAAAGATGTCAATGAAGCTACAGCAACAACTCAATCCTGGAGCTGTGAAACAGGAAAGAATAATAACTGCAGACCAGGACTTCAGCAACAGCCAATACTCCATTCTCATATATCATCAATAGTAAATACGACTAAACTCAATTCCTCCACAGATATACTTCCATAGAATTTTATACATAATTCCATGATGGGAATTAGCGCGACTACAAAAATTGCAGATATATAACTCGTCAAGAAGAGAACTTTGCAGCTAACAAAGACAATGATGAGAATAGGATGATAAACCAGGGAGAACGTATTTCAGTTCAGGAAATAATCAGCAAAGCAAATAGCATTCCAAGTGCAATTCTATacaataaaaaagaataaaatgggGGGAAAAAATCACATTTTGGAGAGGAAGAACTCACCAGGAACAACTTTGGGAGGCTCATCCTTCCCATCAGCCGAGTATACGTACCTTTGCCCCTTGTACCAAATAAGATGCGGTGGTTTGGGAGCATACGAAGCCCCATCTGGAAGGTTAATGTAGAAGCCAATCACATCCCCCTCACCGTACCCCTCCTCCCCATACTTCTCCCTGAGGGCCTTGTGAATCTTGGTCCCATCTATATCCCTGTACCCGAAGCTATTCCCGTCGTACCCCACGGGGGCCTGGAGGTCCCCCTTCTCCGTCGTCCACCCGAGCCTGGTGTGACCCGTCTCCCCGAGCCTCACCACCTTGATCTCGAAGTACCAGGCTCCCTCCATCACCCCTCGGGTGGCCCGGACCATGCGGTAGCCCTTGGTGCTGCCGGCGGAGAGGCGGTCGTCGCTGAGCTCGACCTTCTCGGCCTTGCAGACGCGGGAGAGGCAGACCTTGGAGTCGGGGGAGTCGTCGGACTTGTCAGGGAAGCGGGGTATGGGGGTCATGAGGACGGTGTCCTCGGGGGCGGCGTTGGCGACGGCCTTGCTCTTCTTCTTGCCCTTCCGGGAGGTGGATTTGGTCCACACGttgttgttcttcttcttgGGCTTCTTCGCGGCGGCGGGGGTAGGGATGGCGGGGGacggggaagggaaggagggggaggtcaaggaggagaggagcttcTGCTTCTTCCCGGCGGAGACGGCGCCGTcaacgtcgtcgtcgtcgtctgtGTCATCGGACGCCGGGGGCTCGTCGTCGTCCGTGGCGGCGGCGAGGGAAAGGTGGGGTTTTTGGGGAtcggggagggaggagggatcGAGGAGAATGCCTTTCTCTTTCGCTtcgttatcttcttcttcttcttcttcttcttcttcttcttcttcttctactagtGGTAGAACTGGAGGCGGTGGTGATAGCATCCgaggagaggaggagacggGAACatcggccgccgccgccgcccgcggggaaggaggaggagaagacattagaggaggaagggaggggatGTGATCGAGGGCATCGCTCCAGTCCCCCACCTCGTCTTCTTTACAAGAAGGTCGAAATTTGTCCATGGGATCGAGAGAATTGGAGGGAGAGGAAACGGAGTCACGCCTGAAACCTGATTCCTGGAAGTCCACTTTTAATTTGGACTCGACTCCCAAAGGCGATAATCCTACAAACGTCGGCATCAGGTTACGAGTAGATTGATGctgtttgggtttttttttcttttttttttttggtaaaagataGGAGACTATCTGTGCGTATTCTGCTCTTTACCATGGATGGAGCCCAAATTTCACACAAAAATCTGTCTTCCAATGCCCAGCTTTGGATAGAGCAAAAATATGCTCTTCTGGTTTACATAGAGCCATTATACTAGTTATTGGCTCTATATAATAAGGTTACTGGGTTACTGACTTTAATAAATCATATTATATAAATCATATGTGAAATAAAGTTTTgagaagaaaaaatattatataaatcatattaaattatattaacAGTAATATGGCATAACATAAACTATTATGAGATAAAGATTTGAATAGGAAATATAACAtgtaataattaaatttaataatCACAATaatcaaaattctaaaatttaaatattattttctgatgctttgataaCAATGGACATGTTACTATCAAACAAACACTTTAAATCCTACTCTGCATAAGTTTTCCTTTTTTAGATTAGAATGGGCTAATCCTTACCTTTTCTGTCCTACATCAACTCTATTTTTTGCGAGCTTACTCCAATCAGAATCGAGCTCCACCCCCACTTGCCTAAGTCATAAGTGGCGGAGCCAATTGAGCAAGTAGCCGGTAGGGAACTCCATTAGATTTTGATATCGGCCACGGGGATTGAAATCATTTGTGGATAATTAACCGGTAAGAATGCATGATCATTGACCAGTCTGAAAATCGGGATCTTAGTCGGCCTGCATGATCAAAGTGATGCCGAAATCAAGTGAGCCGGTTCGAGCCCAACTTGATTACAAGCTGACCTAGTCCGTACATGTTCTACAGAAAATCAGCAAGTGAGCCTTCTGCTGATACTTTGGCAAGAAGCCTTCCTCCTTTTGCCATGTCAAatcctcttcttttttatttttctcccctGCCCCTTGTGGTCATTTTAAGGAGAAGAAGACCAATCAGAACCGTTCCTTCCAATCGACGAGCTAGTCCAGCTTAGATACTCGAACCTTGGGTCCAACATTCCTGAGGCTGAGAAGCGAGAAGCGAGAGTTTACTTTGGACctgatctctctctttcttcaactCTCTCCACCGTCAGCTCCTCCCTGGTCCCCCTTCCAAGCATCTTCAACCCTCCCCACTCTCTTTCGATCACTTTCGAAACAATATTTTGTGCTCAAAAATTATTTCCTGGGATTACTCTCGGATCTGATCTGATCCAGAGGCCTTCTCTCAAATCTCAGTTCCAAGCCTCAAGAATCCTAAAGTTTcggtttttatagcttttctcCTGGGGAAAATCTTCTATTCTGCCATGTTTCAATTCAGTTCTCTTCTAATCCGAAGTCTAATCCCCCAATGGAGCTGGAATTGGTGAAAAGTTGTCGCCTTTTTGACACGCGGTCGTGAGGGAGGTCATGGGTCGGGCTTCCCCTTTCTTCTTGGTCCTTCTTTCTCTGGGCTTCTTCTTCGTGACCTACAATCTTCTGACCATGGTGATCCACTACCAGAGTGCAGAAGGGGGACAAGAGTTGATCACTGGGTGGTCTTCGACCCGGTTGTATGATTCGAAGAGATTGAGCGAGCCCAAGAGGCTCTTCCATGTAGCCCTCACGGCGACGGATGCTGTGTATAGTAAGTGGCAGTGCCGGGTGATGTACTATTGGTACCAGAAGATGAAAGACGTGGAAGGGTCGGAGATGGGAGGGTTCACCAGGGTGCTGCATTCGGGGAGCCCGGATAATTTGATGGAAGAGATTCCAACCTTCGTCGTGGATCCCCTCCCGGAAGGTCGCGAGCAGGTAACGAGACATCCTTTGTAATTTTacagtttatgcttgatt containing:
- the LOC103705084 gene encoding protein TRAUCO-like — its product is MPTFVGLSPLGVESKLKVDFQESGFRRDSVSSPSNSLDPMDKFRPSCKEDEVGDWSDALDHIPSLPPLMSSPPPSPRAAAAADVPVSSSPRMLSPPPPVLPLVEEEEEEEEEEEEEDNEAKEKGILLDPSSLPDPQKPHLSLAAATDDDEPPASDDTDDDDDVDGAVSAGKKQKLLSSLTSPSFPSPSPAIPTPAAAKKPKKKNNNVWTKSTSRKGKKKSKAVANAAPEDTVLMTPIPRFPDKSDDSPDSKVCLSRVCKAEKVELSDDRLSAGSTKGYRMVRATRGVMEGAWYFEIKVVRLGETGHTRLGWTTEKGDLQAPVGYDGNSFGYRDIDGTKIHKALREKYGEEGYGEGDVIGFYINLPDGASYAPKPPHLIWYKGQRYVYSADGKDEPPKVVPGSEISFFKNGVCQGIAFPDLFGGRYYPAASMYTLPNQPNCEVRFNFGPDFEFFPQDFGERPLPRPMIEVPYHGYDGKIEGPPENSVAEKTN